DNA from Spirochaetota bacterium:
GGGAATCGTGAGCAGCAGCGGCATATTAAAAGAGTAGAGCAGCACGCTGAGAGATATCCCGGCTGAAATGCCGCACAGCACTAATCCTATCACGGTTTCGATGCCCTGCTTTTTATCGATGAAATCACCGCTCGATACCCTGATGGAATAATTAAGCTTGATGCCGAAAAAAAGGACCATGATCAACAGTAACGCAGGGACAGAGTATTTGAACGAGAAAAAAAGGGTAATAAAAAATTCACCGGAATCCGGCATGAATATATTTCTGACAGTAAATAGTATGAATAAAATTATAAATGCCAGTTCAGCAATAATATAGAGAAATCTGTGATTCACTTTTTTGGAAAAAAGCACTTTGCCGAGAACATTGCCAAGTAAAAGACCGATTGCGACGATTATTACTATGATTTTAAAAGCCGGGGAATAAAAAGAGTAATATTTCAGCAATAAATATACATTGCTTAGCAATACGGCAAATATCGTGAAAGAAAGAAAAATATTGAAATGTATTATTTTCCTCTGGGATATATTGGAATAATGAAATTCTTTCAAAAAAGCCATGCCTCTCAATCACCTTTATGAAACATCGACAGTGTATTATTGTTAAAATCGGTAATTTACAAGAATTTTTCAATCAGTATACTTAAAAATTAAGTTACGATACCAAAAATATGTTCATTTTACTAAAAAACCGTCTCAAAAAAATGCAATAACAATTAAGTCTGTCATTGCGAGGAGCGCAGCGACGAAGTATGCCTCGGCTTCTCCTCGACTATGCTCGGGGCGAGCGCTCGGCAACCAGCTGTACCCCGATCGAAGCGGTGCGGTGAGCCCTTCGACGTCGCTCAGGACAAACCTGTCGAACCGTCGAGGGGCGCTTCGTTACACTGGCGATGACAGGCAAAATAGTGATTAACTGTATTTTTATGATGGCTTTTAGGATAGTTCCAAGGAATTATTTAAAATCTGGGCCAATATTAACGTCATTAATAAAAAATTTATCAATTTACAAAAAAAATAAAAATTTTCTAACGTAAAATATTGAAATTCCGACAATTTGATTAGGAAAAAAATGCAAAAAATCAGCAAATATGATAAAATATAATAATATATTTATATATTTATTAATAACAAATGATAATCGCCTATAATCGCCTATAATCAGGATCAATAAAATCCTCCCTGAAACCGAATTAAAACATGAGAGGTGAAAGCCGATCAGGCTGGCAAGGAGGCCAGCCGCGTAAGATTCAGGGAGGAATCTTAATGATCATCAATCACAACCTGTCTGCCATCAATGCCAACCGTGTCCTGAAATTTCAACACTGGAACGTTGACCACTCAATGGAAAAGCTTTCCTCCGGCATGAGAATCAATCGGGCCGGCGACGACGCTTCCGGCCTTGCCGTATCCGAAAAAATGAGATCTCAGATAATGGGCCTTCGCCAGGCGGAGCGCAACACCGAAGACGGCATGTCAATGATCCAGACCGCCGAAGGATACCTTCAGGAAGTCAACGACATCATACAGCGCATGAGGGTCCTCGCGGTCCAGTCTTCCAACGGCATATACACGCAGGAAGACCGGCAGTATATCCAGGTGGAGATTTCCGAGCTTGTCGATGAAGTCGATCGCATTGCCTCGCAGGCCGAGTTCAATAAGATGAAGCTTCTCCTGGGCGATTTCTCCCGGTTGAATCCGAAAGCCTCCATGTGGTTTCACATGGGTCCGAACATGCACCAGCGCGAGCGGGTATTCATCCAGACCATGACCGCCGTCGGACTGGGAGTCCGTGATTCCGTCGGCAGGCCCATAAGCCTCTCGACAGCTGACTTTGCCAACCGCAGCATCGGCTTCTTTGATGAAGCAATACATATTATTTCAAAACAGAGGGCCGACCTGGGCGCCTATTACAATCGCCTTGAACACGCGGCGAAGGGGCTCATGAACGCCTATGAAAATACCCAGGCGTCTGAAAGCCGCATCCGCGATGCCGACATGGCGGAAACGACCGTCGATTACACCAAATCCATGATCCTGGTCCAGAGCGGGACCGCCATGCTGTCTCAGGCCAATAACAGGGCCCAGACCATACTGGAGTTATTGCGTTAGTGTTTTAGTGGTTTATAATCATATTTTTGTTCCGCCGGCTGTGGGGCCGGCGGGGCAAGCTCTTTGAAAACTCTGTAACGTACAATACCGACATTGCGGCAAGCATGTAGCTCTAATTTTAGGTACTCATGGTTGCAGCAATGCACCAACAGGTATTCCCTGTAAAAAAAGTAAATAACCTGGTAAAGAATAATTCCTGATAAGGAGATCGGGAAAAGTAAAACAAAGGAGTGTTAGACTATGATAATCAATCACAACATGAGTGCGATCAACTCCCACAGGGCGTTGAAGTTCAAGCACTGGGACGTTAACAAATCAATGGAGAAGCTGTCCTCCGGTATGAGGATCAACCGGGCCGGCGACGACGCTTCGGGTCTTGCCGTATCTGAGAAGATGAGAACCCAGATCCAGGGCCTGCGTCAGGCGGAACGGAACACCGAGGATGGAATGTCCTTCATCCAGACCGCGGAAGGGTATCTTGACAACACGTCTGCCCTGCTGCAGCGGATCAGGGTGCTGGCGATCCAGTCTTCCAACGGCATCTATACCCAGGAAGATCGTCAGCTCATCCAGGTCGAAGTTTCTGCTCTCGTAGACGAAGTCGACCGGATAGCTTCCCAAGCCGAGTTCAACAAATTCAAACTGCTGCTCGGCGATTATGCCCGGACCAACCCGAAAGCCTCCATGTGGTTCCACATGGGTCCGAACATGCACCAGCGTGAGCGGGTCTATATAGGCACCATGACCGCGGAAGGCTTGAATCTGAAGGAACGGACCGGCAGATTTCTTGTTAATCTCAGTACCGCTGAAGGTTCGAATAAGGCTATCGGCTCGATCGACGACTCTCTGCATAAGATCGCAAAACAGAGAGCCGACCTTGGCGCTTACTACAACCGTCTCGAATTTGCTGCGAAAGGTTTAATGAGTGCCTATGAGAATATTCAAGCATCTGAAAGCCGTATCCGCGATGCTGACATGGCTGAGTCGTTAACCGATCTGTCCAAGGATCAGATACTCGTTCAGAGTGGAACTGCCATGCTTGCTCAGGCAAACATGAAGACAAGGACAGTATTACAGCTTCTCGGTGGTTAATACAAAAATTAGATGAAACGCAAAAGGGAATACCACCAGGCGCAAACCCGCTCGAAAGAGCGGGTTTTTTATTTACATGGAAACAGAGTCGTGATGACAATGGGAAGGAACGGTCTCTCTCAGAAGGGATAAGCTCTCAGGGATACGCGATTATTTAATAAAGGAATTGTTCAGGCCAGGGCGTCGAAAAACGAGCCGGGCTGGATGCCAGAGGTTGTTTTCCGGGAGATGCCCGCCGGGGAATACTCGTGATGGGAGCCGCTTTTCATCAGGGCCAGCATTTTGTCATGGTCTTCCGGCGAAGGCTTGGAATAGGTGATATTCGATTCCGTCCTTCTCGTTACGCCGTGGATATTCTCAACGCGCCCGGCGTTGTACAGGGGCCAGACATAGAACTTTTCTGATGCGATCCTGTTGTTCGCCATGCCGCTGAATCCGATTTCGGCCATGCCGGTGGAAATTCTCATAATTATCATATCGGCAGGATGACGAACATTCTTTAATCATCTTTACCCCTGTTCAGCTAAACTCACCGCGACTGAATGGGTCATAACCGGAATGACTCCGGCATATCTGCAGCCAGATGGCATCCGTCAAGCACCGGACAAGCGCCCTTGCATTTATCAAACCCGTCTCTCCGGCGTGTTCTGATGCTCGCTACATAATCCTTATCTCCGCGGCGCAGCGCGGGCAGGAACAGCCGCTTTTCCCAGCGGGAACTGAAAAGGCGTTGCCGCACCCGTCGCACCTGATCTCCGGCCGGTCAACGGCGACAAGGCTGCCGCAGGATTCGCAGATCATCCTCGCGGCGCCCTTCACCGCTCTGAGCTCTCCGCCGCAACCGCCGCAGTGCCTGACCTCACTGTCGCCCGGCTCCATTTCGATATACTCATCCCTGATCCCGCCGAGATCCATGAGCTTATCCCTGTCCGCATCGTTGAGATAGGGGGCCCAGCTCTCCAGGAGAATTCCGTGGTTAATCTTCATCCCCATGTCGCCGGTGATATTGTCCGGGTGTGTTCCCAGGAGTCCCTGTTTCGCGCATTCCTCGATGAGCGCCCATGAGAATTTCACCCAGGCATCGTACATCTTCCAGAAGGTCGCGGAAAAAACTCTTCCCGTTTCCGGATCATAGCGAAGCGCCGCCATGGCGCGGCTCGCATTTTTTTCCAGGTCCGCCATGCCGGGAGTGAAGGCCTGGATGGTGTACTGCTCGGCCATGTAGTTGATGATTGCTTCGCGGTAATCGG
Protein-coding regions in this window:
- a CDS encoding flagellin; this translates as MIINHNLSAINANRVLKFQHWNVDHSMEKLSSGMRINRAGDDASGLAVSEKMRSQIMGLRQAERNTEDGMSMIQTAEGYLQEVNDIIQRMRVLAVQSSNGIYTQEDRQYIQVEISELVDEVDRIASQAEFNKMKLLLGDFSRLNPKASMWFHMGPNMHQRERVFIQTMTAVGLGVRDSVGRPISLSTADFANRSIGFFDEAIHIISKQRADLGAYYNRLEHAAKGLMNAYENTQASESRIRDADMAETTVDYTKSMILVQSGTAMLSQANNRAQTILELLR
- a CDS encoding flagellin, whose protein sequence is MIINHNMSAINSHRALKFKHWDVNKSMEKLSSGMRINRAGDDASGLAVSEKMRTQIQGLRQAERNTEDGMSFIQTAEGYLDNTSALLQRIRVLAIQSSNGIYTQEDRQLIQVEVSALVDEVDRIASQAEFNKFKLLLGDYARTNPKASMWFHMGPNMHQRERVYIGTMTAEGLNLKERTGRFLVNLSTAEGSNKAIGSIDDSLHKIAKQRADLGAYYNRLEFAAKGLMSAYENIQASESRIRDADMAESLTDLSKDQILVQSGTAMLAQANMKTRTVLQLLGG